Within Acidobacteriota bacterium, the genomic segment TGGCTCTCGGGTGCTGATTACTGGGGAAGGATCCGGCAAATGGCCCCGGGAAACGCCAGATGAAAAGCAGAAGCAGCCGTTCGCGATGCCGCTGACCGGCGTCCCGGCGTGAACATTGCGATGGTTGGAGGCCGTCGGAGTGCCCTTTGCTTTCGACGCTCGCTGGAGGAGGAGAATGATGAAACAAATTTCGATGGCGGTGATTCTGACCCTGGGCCTGTTCGCCTGTACGGAAGGCACGGATGTCGGCTACACGGAAGAGTATGAGCCCGCCGACGCCACAGTCACCGATTCCGATACTCAGAACCAGATTACCGCAGCCGCGGAGGAAGAGCAGGTCCAAATGACCGTAGAAGAACTCGAGAACACAATCGTCGATCTGGAAACCGGGGCCGGAACGATCTCGATCCGGTTCTTTCCCGACAAAGCACCGAACCACGTCCGGAACTTCATCGAGCTGGCAGAGAGTGGCTTTTACGACGGAACGAAGTTCCATCGCGTGATTCCCGGATTCATGATTCAGGGGGGGGACCCGAACACGAAGTCTGGTGCTCCCCATACCTGGGGGACGGGAGGAGCGGAGGACAATGTGGCGGCAGAGTTCAACGACGTCTCCCACAAGAGAGGGATCGTCTCGATGGCTCGCTCGCAGCATCCCGACAGCGCCTCCTCGCAGTTCTTCATCGTGGTGAGCGACTCGCCGTTTCTCGACCGTCAATACTCCGCTTTCGGGGAAGTGGTCTCCGGAATGGATGTCGCGGACAAAATCGTCAATGCACCACGCGGTGCGCAGGACCGGCCGGATCAGCCGGTCAGCATCGTCAGTGCAACCGTGCGGAAGGCCGACGCCTGAACAGGCCCGGGCCGACCGAAGAAAACTCGACACCCTCCGAGCTGAGGGACTTTCTGGACGCATGGCTGGGAAACGACTGGAGTGCGACGCCGGTGCGAGGTGATGCGTCGACGAGGACGTACTATCGCGTTGAATCCGAATCCGGACCGTGGATCGTGGCGTTTTATCCCGAACAGATCCGGGACCAGGTGGGATCGTTCATCACCGCCTTCGAGGCGGTGCGGCAAACGGGGAGCGTTCCCGAGATCGTCCGCCACTGCGAATTTGCAATCGGGCAGCGGGACGCCGGCGACGAAACGCTGTCGAGCATTCTCCGGGAGGACCCGGTTCGCGGGCGGCGCCTCTACCTCGAGGCGATCGAGACTCTCGTCGAGTTCCAGAAGGCTGCCGGAGACGCGAGCGATCTCAACCCCCCTTTCAATCAGGAAAAGTTCCTCTCCGAGCTCAGGCTCACCGATGAGTACTACTTCCAGAAGCTCCTCGGAGGCTCGGACGATCAGCTTCACCGGGAGCTCCGGCGATGGTTCGAGAGCCTCGCCGAGCGCCTCGTCGCGCACCCCTACGTTCTCTGTCATCGCGATTATCACGGCGAGAACATTCATGCTCACGACGGCCGTATCTACATCATCGATTATCAGGATCTTCGGATGGGTCCCGATACTTACGATCTCGCTTCGCTGCTGCGCGACCGTGGGATGGTCGAGATCCTCGGGCGAGAATTCGAGCAGGAAGCGCTCGCGAAATACGGTGAGCTCACCTCACTCGACTCCGGGGGCCGCGGCCGATATTACGAAGCGCTGCTGCAGCGGACGATCAAGACGCTCGGGACATTCGCCATGCAGGCCGTCACACGAGACAGGAAGCACTACCTCGACTACGTCGGTCCTGCCCTTCGGACGATTCGGGAATGTGCCGACGAGCTTCCGGAATACGAGGACCTCGCACGCCTCTTTCCGAAGGCCGACGAGTGAGCGCGGGGGAGCCGTGACGGAGGGGAGTGGACATTGAAACATGAAATCACGCTGATCAAGGGGGACGGAATCGGACCGGAGGTCGCGGACGCGGTCCTGCGAATCCTCGATTGTGCGGGCCTCGAGGTCGACTGGGACGTCCAGATCGCGGGCGAAACAGCGGTCCAGCAGGGCCTGCACCCCCTCCCCGAGGCGACGCTCGACTCGATCAGGCGGACAAAGGTCGCCCTGAAGGGTCCGGTCACAACGCCGATCGGCAAGGGTTTCACGTCGGTGAACGTCGGGCTGCGAAAGGCGCTCAATCTGTACGCCAACCTCAGGCCCGCGCGGTCTCTCGAGGGGATCGAGAGCCGCTACCAGGACGTCGACCTCGTGGTGGTGCGCGAGAACACCGAGAGTCTCTACAGCGGCCTCGAGCACGAGGTCGTGCCCGGCGTCATCACATCGCTCAAGGTCATCACGGAGGTCGCCTCGACCAGAGTGGCGCGGTTCGCATTCGAGTACGCCGTCGCGCACGGGCGTAAGCGTGTGACCGCCGTTCACAAGGCCAACATCATGAAGCTTTCGGACGGGCTGTTTCTCAGCTGCTTTCAGAAAGTCGCCGAGGAGTATCCCGACATTCAGGCGGACGACCGCATCATCGACGCGCTCTGCATGCATCTCGTGAAGGATCCTAAGCAGTTCGACGTGCTGCTGCTCGAAAATCTCTATGGCGACATCGTTTCGGATCTCACGGCTGGACTCGTCGGCGGGCTCGGAATCGTCGCGGGAGCGAACATCGGCATCGGTCTCTCCGTCTTCGAAGCGGTGCACGGAAGCGCGCCCGATATCGCCGGACAGAACGTTGCGAATCCGACTGCGCTGCTTCAGTCAGCGGTCCTGATGCTGAGGCACATCGGCGAGAACGAGATGGCCGGACGAGTCGAGAGCGCGATGATCGACGCGATTGCGAAGCGCGACCGAACCACAAGAGACATTGGCGGAGACGGCTCGACCAGCGCGTTCGCCGATGCGGTCTGCGAACGCCTCGGATGAACGACGATCTCGTCCGCACGAACATCGAAACGGGCCGGGCTCTGTTCAACGACGGGCAATACTGGGAGGCCCACGAGGCGTGGGAAGCGGTCTGGCTCGAGTCGGAAGGGGAGACGAAGCTCGCGCTCCAGGCCTTGATCCAGCTGGCGGCAGCGCACTATCACTTCGAGCGGGACAACGAGGCGGGGGCGCTGCGACTGATCGAGGCGGCTCGCGAGAAGCTCGCTGGGTACGGCCTCGACTCCATCCACGGCATCGAGCTCTCGAACGTCCGCCGCGCGGTGGACGAAACGCCTTACCGCCGCGAGGCCCCGACGCTGTCGATCCTCAAAGATGGTTCTGCATGAACGTCCAGTGACCGATTCGGTGGCCGGCGTGCAGATGACGGGTCTGCAGGTATCCGTCCGCGGCGGTCAGGACGAGAACGAGCGGCACCAGAGGGGCGCCGAGAAACAACGTTCCGACGGTCAGGATGACGAAGCCTGCGAGTACGCTCGCTCCCTTTCTCCACTGTCCGATGAGAAAGTATCCGACGCAGACGAGCACGGCATTCAGAAAGAGGATCAGCCCGGCAGCCGGAGGCCTCGGTGGCGTTCTGATGGGGAAATCGCCGGGCGCGCCGAGATCATGTCCCTCGGAACCCGCCATCAGAACCGGTCGGCGAGATCGCTGATGAAAGGAATTCTGAGACGCCCGCGCATGAGAGCTTTGGCCATCGCTGCGATTGAAAGTGCGATGAAAGCGAGCGAATAAATGCAATGAAAGGCGCAGCCGCTGAGGCAGCCGTCTTCGCCGAATACGATACTGCCGACGATCGTGAGCACAATAGCCCCGAGAATCGCGGCGATGAAGATGCCGAGCCCGTTCTTCGCATGCCAGTGAACTTCCCGATCGTCGCGTTCGGCGAAGAGGGGAATCACGCTGAAGATTCCGCAGTACGCGAGGATCAGCATGAGCTTGCGATCCGGCGGCATCGCGCCCCGGAAAGGTGGTTCGGACGGCCCGCCCGGCGGAGGCGGAGGAACGTCGCCGGGTGGCGGAGGCGGTGGTGGTGTCTCGGGCGGCAGCGAGCTCATCGGTCTGTCGAGGACTTTATACGAATCGGAGGCGATGGTGTTTTGGAAGCATTCTCTTTCAGCCGGCCGCGGTCCCGCGACGCCGCAAAGAGGCCGGCCGCGGCGAAACGTTGGCGTCCCCGGCTTCGGTTGCAATTTCGATTGAGCGGGATTACAAGACTCTCATGCCGGGCCCCGGGCGCATCGTCGCCGCCGTTCTTGCATCGATCGCTCTCGTGACCGGAGCGGAAGAGCAGGTCGTCTACCAGTCGGAGTCGTTCACCATCACTCCGACCTCGGTGATCCAGGGCCCGTTCGTCGCGCGAGCCCTCGACCGCGACACGATCGTCAGCAGCTACCCGCGCGCCGCCGACGAGGTGATGTTCAAGTTCTCCATCAACGGCACCGAGAACGAGCTCGCTCCCGGCACCGACCACCGGATCTATCTCCGGCCGAACGACGGGAAGATCGTCACGCCGGCCGGCGCCGGTGAAGTTCGCATAGCGTGATTCGAGAGGCGCAGCCGGCTCCACGATCCGTTCGCCTTCCTCGAGCAAAAATCCGAGGCGTCACTTTCCCTTGAATGCAGAGTCGAGAGATTTGTCGAAGGTCTTGATTCGGTCGACGCCTCGGCGGCGGCAGCAGGCCAGGTAGAGCAGATCTCTGGCTCCGAGCGTTCCGTGGTCCCGGATCAAAGCACGGGCAAACCTGACGTCTTCCGGCTCGAGCGGCCAGATCTCGGAAACGGTTCGCGCGACGAGCTCCAGCGCTGCATCGAGGGTGGAGACCCGGCCGACCGACACGTACGCATGCATCAGTTCCTGAAGCACTTCGGCTGAGATCACGAAACGACTCTCACGGCGCATTGCATCCAGAAAGAACTTCTGCGCACGGGCCCGTAACGGGTGCTCTCGCCCCACCGCATACATGAATACGTTCGTGTCGACGAAGATCAGGAATGACCCCTTCTCGAGCGATCGATCACGGCGAGATGATCCTCCCAGTCCGGCTCGGGGCCATGTTCCTCATCTTCTCGAGCTGAAAAAAACTCCGCCAGCTCTTCGGTGGACGCCGTCGTCTGATCGACGCTCTCGAGCTTCCCCATCGCAGCCTCTCGAATCCATCCGCTCAGAGACTGTCCATCCCGCTCAGCCCGGTGACGAAGCGCTTCCCTCTCTTCCTCGGTGAGTAGAACCTGAACTCGTACCATGTGGTGTGTAACGATACTACACACACCTCGATTTCAGAAGCCGTTCCGACCGGAGCGCCGTTTGTCGGGGACCTCAGCTCGGACCTCGTACCGATAAGGGCGTGACGCTGAAAAGGGGGGGATTGTACAGCCAGAGAGTCTGGTCACGAAGCGATGGGCGCGGAGAATCCGCGGGACGGTTCACTCGGAGGAATGACGCCAGCCGAGCGTGCGGAACGTCTGCGGCGTTTGCCTGATCACGATCGCTGTCAGGGCGCAGCTCAGGTGCGGTCGAGCCGCTTCGCCGAACCTTCGATCGGAAGAATCGTGAGAACGAGCGAGATTGCGAGCGCGGCCACGATCGGAATGACGACGGCGGCGATCGATCCGCGGGTCTCGACGGCGAACACGATCTTCAGAACGAATCGCTGCATCGGCCGCGCGAAGAGCACCATCATCAGGCCGACGTAGAGAAGCGAGATCGCCATGTAGCCGAACCCGCCGAGCGAGAGCGCCACCTCGAGCGGATTGTCCGAGTCGAGTCTCGGGTTCCTCGCCCCCATCCCCACACCGAGGGCAACGAGGGTGAACGTGATCACGACGGACGACGGAATCGTGTACGCCCAGATCAGAGGACTCGCATCGAGCAGCGTGTTTGCGAAAACTGTCAGCAGCAGAGCCAGAACGGTGAGTGGCGCCGCGTATGCGAGAGCCTTCACCCAGAGCAGGCGCCGCATCGACAGCGGAGAGCTGCGGATCAGCCAGAACTGCCGCCCCTCCGCGGTCAGCGAGGGATACGCGAAGCGAAGACAGATCGCCGCGATCACGAATCCGCTCATCCCGAGATTGAGCCAGGCGAGAATCGCCGCGCGGGCATCCCCTTCGAGCGGCATCATCTGAATGTTGTAGAGATAAATGATCAGAAGCGCCGCCATCATCATTAGCTGTGACCATTGCGCCGCGTCTCGTGTGACGACCTTCAGCTCCTTGCCGAGAATTGCCCTCGTCGCGGGCTTCAGTCCCTGGGCGAGCCTGTCGAAGACCCTCGAGATCGGACTCGCTCCGATCATCTGCGGAGAAGAGGTCTCCCGCGCGCGAACCCACGCGTCGAAGTACACACGCCATGAGATCAATCCGTAGATGACGAAAAGCAGCAGGGCGAGAACGAGCAGATCGTAATCGAATCGCCAGCTCGAACCTGCGAGCAGCCGTCCTTCGATCGAGCTCGCCAGCCAGTGGCCAGGCCATCGCTGCGCCTCGGGAAAGGTGATCGTCTCGAGAACGACGCGAAGCTCATCGGTCTGAATGTCGCCGAACAGCCGTTCTGGTCGCGCGAGCCGGAAGCCGATCACCGCGAGCGAGATGACTACGATTCCGAGCGTGGCCGCGATCTGCTGCACGTGACGCACCGGGAAAAACCGGACCAGAACGACGATCAGAATGGCCGCGAGACTGACGGGAATCGTGAGCAGGACGAGCAGCTCGATCGTCGTCATCAGAACGAAAGCGAATCCGGCCGAGTATTGAATGCCGAGAGCAACGATCGGAGGAAGCAGAAAGAAGAATACGAGCCAGGAGCTCTGAATGAACGTCGTTGTCCACCGTCGCAGCGCGATTGCCAGCGGTGTAGTCGGTGAGGAGTGATAGAGCTCGAGCGAGAGATCGTTGAAGAGCGAACCGATCGAGGTCGTCATCGCCGAGAACAGCAGCGTCATCGTGGCGATGAGGAAGAGAAGACCCAGAATGTTCTCCAGAAGGCCGATCGCGAAGAAGGGCGTCGCCGCCTCGATTCCCGCGACGAGATCGAACAGCTTTCGAAAAAGAGCGAAGTCCGCCACGAGAAAGAGTGCGAACATCGCGGCCACGAGACTCACCCGCGTGGCCATTGCCGCGTCAGCGGGACGGAATCGAGCCAGGGCGAGTCGAAGCGGCCACATCGGGAGGAGAGTCTAAGCGGGCTGTTCCGCAAATCGAAAGCCCGAGAGAACCGGTTGAGGTCGCGCCAGCCTCTTCAACCGCGATTTACGAGCTTCCCCGGACACGGTCGACGCCTTCACAACTCGTCATTCTGCGCCCTGCGCAGCGCCGGCGAAGAATCTGGGCGGGGGATCGTGAGTCACATTGCCGCTCACTCGCCACTTTCTCTCACGAGCCTGCCCCCAGATCCTTCGCCGTCGGACTTCGACCTTTTGCAGCGCTTCGCTTGGCCTGATGTCCCACCCTGCAAGGTCCCTCGCTTGCCCACCCGACCGCCCGCTCGGGACGACGTCGGTTGGAGTATGGGGTGCGGAGTTTTGCGGGCTCCGGTTTTTATTTCCGCTTCACGGGCGCGTTGCGTCGGTCAATCGCTCAGGATGATGTTGGTTTGAGTACGCGAGTTCGGTTGTTTCTGCAATCACGGGTGTCATTTCCGCTTCACCGGCGCGTTGCGTCGGTCAATCGCTCAGGACGACGAGGGGAAAGCTTTTCGACGCTGCTGCCGCTGCCGGGCTCGCGGCGATAGCTTCCCTTTGGCGCGATCGGGGGCATAATGGCGACTCGGCGGGCGACCGAAGAGAAGACGATGGCTACGACCTGCGTACTCTGCAGCAACCCGGTCTCGGGCGGACGGATCCTGTGCGATTCCTGCGATCGGCCGCGCAGAAAGGCACCGCCCGTCCTGGATCCGACTCCGGCGGCTGCGCCGGGGACCGGCCGGCTCGAGGGGCTGGTCGAGGTCCTCAATGCGGGGCGTGTCGCCGCGCTCCTGATCCGGTCGGGGGACGTCGTTGCCGCGACGGAGATGGCGCGCCAGCTCTTTTCGGAGCTCGAGGGAGGGATCAGCGCGGAGTCTCTGAGGGCTGGTCTCTCGCTCGACGTGAGCACGCTCGTCGATGGACGCCGCAGCGCCGTCGTGCACGGTCGCCCTCGACGGCTCCACGTGGTGTCGCTCGACGCTGACACCCGCGTCGTCGTCTTCGAGCCGGACGAGCCCGTCGACGTGGCGACGGCCGGGCTCGAGTTCATCCGGGAGGCGGTCGTGGTGCCGCTGAGGTCCCTCAGTCAGTCGCTCGAGGCCGCGGGGAAGCGACCGGGCGCTCCCCAGCTGTTGCGCGACGCCGCCACGGTGATCGATCAGTCGCTGTCGACGCTGGAGTTGTCGACCGATATCGGTGAGCAGCGGGGCGAGCCGGACTCGCTTCCGACGCTCCTCGAAAATCTCCGGGAGCGATTCCATTCGGTCGCCGAGCGGAAGCAGACGACGATCCGGATCGATATGCCCGCCGAGCCCGCAAAGTTCGCCGACATCCGCGGGCTCGGAGAGGCGCTCGCAATCTATGTCGAAAATGCGCTCCGCTACGTTCCTTCGGGCGGGCAGATCGTGCTCGGTGTCCGGACGATGGACCACAAGGGCTCGCCGATCCTCCTCTTCTTCGTCATGGACAACGGCCCGATCGTTCCGGAGGAGTATCGCGATGTGATCTTCGACCCCGGGTTCGTCTGGGATCCGAAGTCCGACGTCAGGACCGGGAAGGATCTGGACCAGTGTCGCCGCTTCGTGAGAAAACACGGCGGCAAAGCGTGGGTGGAATCCCGGACGGGAAAAGCTTGTACATTTTTCATGAGCGTACCGAATCAGGCATGAGAAACAGGCTGAAAATCCTCGTCGTATTGCTCGTCGCGGGCTCCTGCGCCGCGACAGCCGCGACCGATCGGGCCCCGATCACGGTCCAGTCGATCGTCGAAGAGATCAACCTCCGGCGGGTCGGAGAGGGCCTGCCGCCGCTGAGAGCCGACGAGCGGCTTCACCTCGCCGCGATGGATCGGATCGAGGATATGGAAGACCGCGTCTACTGGGGGCATCGTCACCCGATCGAAGGGGGAAGCCCCTTCGTCTGGCTCCACCCTCGCGGCTATCTTTATCGTACGGCGGGTGAGAATCTTGCCGCGGGATTCGAAACCGCGGAGGTTCTGGTGGACTCGTGGATGGCCTCGCCGGGGCACCGGGACAACATTCTCTCTCCCCTCTTCGAGGATGTCGGTGTCGCCGAAATCGATGGGGGGACCATCGGAAGGCTCAACGGAAAGTCGATCGTCGTCCTCTTTGCCAGCGAAAAGCGCTGATTTTTGCAGTCTACGGCGTGAGAACCTCCGATTTTGGGGGTGACAATCCGAACGAGGGGGATATAATACGGGCTGAAGGGAGACGGGCCTTGAGCAGACTCGCGATGGTCGAAGAGGAGCAGCCGGGGTGTCCGTCGACCAGCCTGAAGGTCTCCTTCCACCGACGTTTCGACTTCAATCTTGCGCGGCACCTACGGTTGGTCACTGCCTGAACACCCGACCCTTCCCTGGCCAACCGTGGGACCGCGCAGGCTTTTCTTCCAGGGGAATTCCGACTTGCGGCTGACGGGTTAAGTGTCGCTGCGCCAGGGCACCCTTAGCTTAATGGATAGAGCACCTGACTACGGATCAGGAGGTTCCAGGTTCGAGTCCTGGAGGGTGCACCAACTTCCCTGAGAGGCGGCAAACTCATTGAAAGCTGAACCCCCCCTGGCCCAGGACCCTCGAGATGTCCGATGGCTGGAGCAGGCCCTGGATCTCGCGCTCGAGGCGGCTGCTGCCGGCGAGGCACCCGTCGGTGCGATCATCGTCGACGCTTCGGGGGAGGTGATCGGCCGGGGGCGCAACCGGCGCGAGGCCGACGGAGATCCTCTGGCGCACGCGGAGCTGATCGCCATTCATGAGGCTTCGCGACGCGTCGGAGACTGGAGGCTCGACGGCTCGACGATGTACGTCACGCTGGAGCCGTGCGCCATGTGCGCAGGAGCGATCGTCAACGCGCGGATCCGCAGGCTGGTTTTCGGGGCATCGGATCCGAAAGCGGGCTTCTGCGGGTCGCTCGGCAACCTCGTTCAGGACCCTCGTTTGAATCATCGCGTGGAGCTTCTGGGGGGTGTCGAGGCGGAGCGCTGCGGCGCGATTTTGACCGAATTCTTCAGGAAGCTCAGAGACTCCGGAAGAGCCTCCGAGAATTGAACGGGCCTCGGTTCCGTTGACGGCTGACTGACGGTTGCGGAGAGATGGCAGAGTGGTTGAATGCGGCGGTCTCGAAAACCGTTGTGCGGGAAACCCCCGTACCGAGGGTTCGAATCCCTCTCTCTCCGCCAGTTTTTTCATTGGATCTTTGAAGTGCGGAGAGATGTCCGAGTGGCTTAAGGAGCACGCTTGGAAAGCGTGTGTAGGGTAACCCCCTACCGTGGGTTCGAATCCCACTCTCTCCGCCATTCCGATCTTCGCTGGAATGAGTCCGGG encodes:
- a CDS encoding peptidylprolyl isomerase, producing the protein MTVEELENTIVDLETGAGTISIRFFPDKAPNHVRNFIELAESGFYDGTKFHRVIPGFMIQGGDPNTKSGAPHTWGTGGAEDNVAAEFNDVSHKRGIVSMARSQHPDSASSQFFIVVSDSPFLDRQYSAFGEVVSGMDVADKIVNAPRGAQDRPDQPVSIVSATVRKADA
- a CDS encoding type II toxin-antitoxin system VapC family toxin; protein product: MIFVDTNVFMYAVGREHPLRARAQKFFLDAMRRESRFVISAEVLQELMHAYVSVGRVSTLDAALELVARTVSEIWPLEPEDVRFARALIRDHGTLGARDLLYLACCRRRGVDRIKTFDKSLDSAFKGK
- a CDS encoding DUF309 domain-containing protein is translated as MNDDLVRTNIETGRALFNDGQYWEAHEAWEAVWLESEGETKLALQALIQLAAAHYHFERDNEAGALRLIEAAREKLAGYGLDSIHGIELSNVRRAVDETPYRREAPTLSILKDGSA
- a CDS encoding isocitrate/isopropylmalate dehydrogenase family protein; the protein is MKHEITLIKGDGIGPEVADAVLRILDCAGLEVDWDVQIAGETAVQQGLHPLPEATLDSIRRTKVALKGPVTTPIGKGFTSVNVGLRKALNLYANLRPARSLEGIESRYQDVDLVVVRENTESLYSGLEHEVVPGVITSLKVITEVASTRVARFAFEYAVAHGRKRVTAVHKANIMKLSDGLFLSCFQKVAEEYPDIQADDRIIDALCMHLVKDPKQFDVLLLENLYGDIVSDLTAGLVGGLGIVAGANIGIGLSVFEAVHGSAPDIAGQNVANPTALLQSAVLMLRHIGENEMAGRVESAMIDAIAKRDRTTRDIGGDGSTSAFADAVCERLG
- a CDS encoding phosphotransferase; amino-acid sequence: MRGDASTRTYYRVESESGPWIVAFYPEQIRDQVGSFITAFEAVRQTGSVPEIVRHCEFAIGQRDAGDETLSSILREDPVRGRRLYLEAIETLVEFQKAAGDASDLNPPFNQEKFLSELRLTDEYYFQKLLGGSDDQLHRELRRWFESLAERLVAHPYVLCHRDYHGENIHAHDGRIYIIDYQDLRMGPDTYDLASLLRDRGMVEILGREFEQEALAKYGELTSLDSGGRGRYYEALLQRTIKTLGTFAMQAVTRDRKHYLDYVGPALRTIRECADELPEYEDLARLFPKADE
- a CDS encoding HAMP domain-containing histidine kinase translates to MATTCVLCSNPVSGGRILCDSCDRPRRKAPPVLDPTPAAAPGTGRLEGLVEVLNAGRVAALLIRSGDVVAATEMARQLFSELEGGISAESLRAGLSLDVSTLVDGRRSAVVHGRPRRLHVVSLDADTRVVVFEPDEPVDVATAGLEFIREAVVVPLRSLSQSLEAAGKRPGAPQLLRDAATVIDQSLSTLELSTDIGEQRGEPDSLPTLLENLRERFHSVAERKQTTIRIDMPAEPAKFADIRGLGEALAIYVENALRYVPSGGQIVLGVRTMDHKGSPILLFFVMDNGPIVPEEYRDVIFDPGFVWDPKSDVRTGKDLDQCRRFVRKHGGKAWVESRTGKACTFFMSVPNQA
- the tadA gene encoding tRNA adenosine(34) deaminase TadA — encoded protein: MAQDPRDVRWLEQALDLALEAAAAGEAPVGAIIVDASGEVIGRGRNRREADGDPLAHAELIAIHEASRRVGDWRLDGSTMYVTLEPCAMCAGAIVNARIRRLVFGASDPKAGFCGSLGNLVQDPRLNHRVELLGGVEAERCGAILTEFFRKLRDSGRASEN
- a CDS encoding antitoxin: MVRVQVLLTEEEREALRHRAERDGQSLSGWIREAAMGKLESVDQTTASTEELAEFFSAREDEEHGPEPDWEDHLAVIDRSRRGHS